A single region of the Latilactobacillus curvatus JCM 1096 = DSM 20019 genome encodes:
- a CDS encoding S1 domain-containing RNA-binding protein, translating into MAVEVGSKVAGKVTGITNFGAFVDLGEGKTGLVHISEVSDSYIKDIHDVLTVGDEVTVKVMSDQNGKIGLSIRKAVDQPKVQEHPRPQSRPNNNRGGYRKPEHSSAPKKEGFDDLLSGFLKDSEDRLSTIKRNTEGKRGGRGGRRS; encoded by the coding sequence ATGGCAGTTGAAGTTGGTTCAAAAGTTGCTGGTAAAGTAACGGGCATTACGAATTTTGGTGCTTTTGTAGATTTAGGTGAAGGCAAAACCGGGTTGGTACATATTAGTGAAGTGTCCGATAGTTATATCAAAGATATTCATGATGTTTTAACCGTTGGTGATGAAGTCACGGTGAAGGTTATGTCAGATCAAAACGGTAAGATTGGTTTATCAATCCGCAAAGCCGTTGATCAACCTAAAGTGCAAGAACATCCGCGCCCTCAAAGTCGTCCAAATAATAATCGCGGTGGATATCGCAAACCAGAGCATTCAAGCGCACCTAAAAAAGAAGGCTTTGATGATTTATTATCAGGGTTCTTAAAAGATAGTGAAGATCGCTTATCAACGATTAAACGGAATACAGAAGGTAAACGTGGTGGCCGTGGCGGCCGTCGCAGTTAA
- a CDS encoding RNA-binding S4 domain-containing protein, producing MRLDKFLKVSRIIKRRSVAKEIADKGRIMINDRPAKSSSNVIVGDKLEIGFGNKTMVVRITQIIETTKKSDAAEMYEILETRQAENFD from the coding sequence ATGCGCTTAGATAAATTTTTGAAAGTATCACGAATCATTAAACGACGTTCAGTTGCGAAAGAAATTGCAGACAAGGGTCGAATCATGATTAATGATCGCCCTGCAAAATCTTCAAGCAATGTCATCGTGGGTGATAAACTGGAAATCGGATTTGGTAATAAAACGATGGTCGTACGCATCACACAGATCATCGAAACTACGAAGAAAAGCGATGCAGCTGAAATGTATGAAATTTTGGAAACAAGACAAGCTGAAAACTTTGATTAA
- a CDS encoding FtsB family cell division protein — protein MSRKIAKIENAFTQQQAAQKIVQDKAAHVKRVHKRRLCGLGIVAVLVVLICGVQIFQTHHSLAEIRETTAAKEKTLKKAKATESDLKIQVQQLHDNDYLAKYIRYKYYYSKDGETIFSLPQDKAPNLN, from the coding sequence GTGAGTCGAAAAATTGCGAAAATCGAGAATGCATTTACCCAGCAACAAGCAGCCCAGAAAATCGTGCAAGACAAGGCAGCCCATGTTAAGCGTGTTCATAAACGCCGCTTATGTGGCTTGGGGATTGTTGCAGTATTAGTCGTCTTAATTTGTGGTGTGCAGATTTTCCAAACCCATCATTCATTGGCCGAGATTAGAGAAACAACGGCAGCTAAAGAAAAGACATTAAAAAAAGCTAAAGCAACTGAATCTGATTTAAAGATTCAAGTGCAACAGCTGCATGATAATGATTACTTGGCCAAATACATTCGGTACAAGTATTACTATTCTAAAGACGGTGAAACCATCTTCAGTTTGCCCCAGGACAAGGCGCCTAATTTAAATTAG